The Borrelia sp. HM sequence TAATATTTTGAGGTGATATCATTTTACCTCCCGTTGCTCCTGTTGTATTTGCAGCTGCAAGCCAGTAAGGATTAGCATCAATATTTGCTGCAATTTGTGTTTGTAGCGGACCAAATAGGACATTTGAAACGGTATCGCTTCCTGTTAAAAAAGTACCCAAAGCCCCTATTAATGGACTAAATAACGGATAAAATGTACTTGTCATTATTGATATGCCATTTGCAAGGTCTTTTATCATACCACTATGTGTCATCAATCTTGATATTGATACTATGCAAATAATTACGAATGAGGATGCTGCCATTTTTTTTATTGTCATTAAAAATGTATTTAGTTGTTTCATCATAGAAACACCCCTGAGTGAGTAAGATATTACTGTTGCAAGAATAATTAAAAATCCTGGTGAAGTTATCCATTTAAATTGTAGTGGGTTTGACCCTGGATAAATTGAAATAACAGTTTTAAAACTTGATAGATATTTATTTATTTTATAAAAAAGTGGTGATGCAATAATTATAAATAACACTATTAAGATGTAGTTTAAACAAGCAAGAAATCCTTGCATTGGTGATACCTTTATATGTTTGTTTGCAGTATCTTTTTCTCCAAAAAGCATTGCATAAATTATTGTTATTGTCATTGATAGTATACTTCCAAGTATTGCAGGGAGTTCAGGTCCTAGAGTTCTTGAAATATAAATTTGAGATATTGCTATTGATACTCCTGATAGTAGTGTAAGGATAAAAATTCCTCCTTTAAGAGCTTTAATACCGCCTCCTGAGAGCATAACTAGTACAAATGGTATAACTATAGTTGGAAATATTAATTGCAAAGAAATATCAGATGATAACATTTTAACATCTAATTCTGTTGCTTGTGCCAAGGATATGATAGGGATTCCTACTGAGCCATAAGCGGTTGAAGATGTATTCATGATTAAACATATAAGACAGGCAAAAAATGGTTCAAAGCCCATTGCTATTAGTATTGATACTGGAATTGCAACAGCAGTTCCGTATCCTGCAACTCCTTCTAAAAAGTTACCAAATCCCCATGCTACAAGTAAAACTATTATTCGTTTGTCAGAAGATACATTTGCTAACATGGCTTTTATAATTTTTATATCATTTTGATTTTCAGCCATTTTATATGTGAAAATAGCAGCTATAATTACAATGATTATTGGCCATATTCCCATTACTGCTCCTTCAAATATTGCAAGACTTGTATTGACTATTCCTAAGTTTTTATCAATTAGGACTATTGCAATAGTTACTATTAAGCATATTGGTATTACGTAGTATGCTGGTTTTTTTATTATTCCTAGTCCAACAATTATTAATATAATTGGTACTAAGGCTTTAATGAAATCATATAAATTCATCATAATATTTTTTGCTCCTTTCTAAATTTTTGTTTTGAAATAAATCTTTATGAATCATATATAATGTTAATTTATGACAATAATCTTCAATATTATAAATGTTTTCGTTTTATTTGGTGTATTTAGTGAACTTTTTTCAATTGATTCTTTTGAATTTGAAAGAGTAGTTCAAGATGCTAAGTCAATTGTTTTACTTGATTATGATACTCAATGTGTTTTTTATGCGAAAAATCCAAGTTTAGTTTTGCCGCCAGCTTCACTTACTAAGCTGGTTACTATATATACTGCTTTAGTTGAAGCTAATAAAAAAAATATTAATTTTAAGACTATTGTTCCTATTAGTAGTTCTGCATCATATTATAATTTGCCTTTAGATTCTTCATTGATGTTTTTAGAAGAAGGGCAAAAAGTAAATTTTGAGGAGTTACTTAAGGGTCTCTCGATTTCTTCAGGTAATGATGCTGCTATTGCAATTGCTGAATTTATAGTTGGAAGAGATTTAAACAATTTTGTCAATTTGATGAATGTTAATGTATTAGATTTAGGGCTTAAAAATATGAATTTTGTTGATACATCTGGTTATAGTAATGATAATAAAATTACTGCATTAGAAATGGCATTGTTTGCAAGGGCTTATATAAAAAAATTTAAGTTTATGCTTAATATACATTCTCTTAAAGATTTTGTTTATCCAAAATCTGAAAATTTAGGCAATACTGTTTCTTCAAAGATGTTAAATTTAAAACAGGAGAATAAAAATATTTTAATTCTTAATTATCCTTATGCTGATGGATTAAAAACGGGTTATATTAAAGCATCTGGGTTAAATTTAGTTGCTACAGCAAAAAAAGATAACATAAGATTAATAGCAGTGATTTTGGGAGTGGATAAGGGTACTAATAATGTTGGTGAGAAAAAGCGTGCTTTAATTGCACAAAGATTATTTGAATACGGATTTAGTAATTATTCTCAATTTTTTTCATTGGTAAAATTAAAAGAAAAGGTCTATAATTAGTTAACAGATATGGGTATTTATTTCTTTACGAGGTTGTTAAGTATGTTTTTTTGAAAAAGTGAATTAGAGATGTTGTGAAATTTTATATAAAAGAATTGATGTATCGATTGCTAATAATGAAGTAGTAGATTCATAAATTCTTTTATATATTTGAAATTTTAATGGCAGTATTGATAGGATTTTTATAAAAATTTTTTAGAGAGTAATTAATTATATGTTAAATCATTTTAATTTTAAATTAAAAAGAGATGTTACGATAATAGTGCCAGGTGAAGCTTTTGTGTCAAATGATAGAGTTATTTCTACAATCCTTGGTTCTTGTATTTCTGTTGTGCTTTATGATGGTTTTCATAAACTTATAGGGGTCAATCATTATGTACTAGTTAAATCTGATTCAATAGTGGATATTTCGCAAAAGGGTAGGTATGGAATTTATGCTATTCCTATGTTAATTGATGCTATGATAGAAAGTGGTGCATCTGAGAGTAATCTTGTAGCTAAAATCTTTGGAGGTGCTAACTTCATGGCTAAAGGTAAAATAAAGGTAGGTTTTGAAAATTCAAGTTTTGCCATTAATGAGTTGGCCAAATATGGTATTCCAATTGTAGTTCAAGATTTAGATCAGTTTAAATCCAGAAAAATTTTTGTTTTTCCTGAGAATTGTAAGGTTATTGTGGAATATCCAGATGGTGCTAAAGTTTTTTAATTTTATTTTATTTTAAATTTTAGTTGATTAAATAAGTAAGATCTTAGTTTGCTCTTGTATGGTGTGTTGCTATTTTAAATAAAATTCTAAGGAATAAATATGGAAAGTATTGCAATTAGTTATTTTAGGAAAATATCTAAAATTCCTAGATGTTCAAAAAATTTAAAAGGTATTAGTAATTTTATTAAAGAAGAAGCTAGAAAATTTGGATGTTCCTTTAAGGAAGATTCTGCTGGTAACATTGTAGTTAATATCAAAGCTAATGATTTTAGTGGCAGTATGTTGCCTATTATTTTGCAAGCTCACATAGATATGGTTTGTGAAAAAAATGAGTCTGTTGCGCATGATTTTAACAATGATCCAATTGGTATTATTGAGGATAATGGATATTTTTATGCATCAGGTACTACTCTTGGTGCTGATAATGGTATTGGAGTTGCCATGATGCTTGCTGTTATGAGCGAATCTTTGGATTTTAAACATCCTGATTTAGAACTTCTTTTTACTGTTGATGAAGAAATAGGATTAATAGGTGCTATTGGCCTTGATTCTAATTTGTGCAGTGGTAAGATGTTAATTAATCTTGATGGAGAAGAAGAAGGCTATTTTTTGGTTGGCTGTGCTGGTTCCAAACTTGTGCATATTAATTTTAAGCCTCAATACAGACAAAGTAAAAAAACTATGGGAATTGAAATTTTATTTACAGGTCTTAAAGGTGGACATTCTGGTGCAGATATTCATTTTGATTTAGCAAATTCTTTGAAACTTATGTTTTTTGCTTTAAATAAACTTAGGGAAAAAATGGAATTTGAAGTTGCGTATATATGTGGTGGAGATAAAAGCAATGCAATTCCTAGAGAGGCAAAGGCATTAATATTTATTGAAACAGAGCATTTTGTTTTATTAGAAAAAGAATTAGAATTGTTCAAGCTTGATGTCCAAAAAATGTATACTCTTGATTTAGATTTTGAAATTGTTCTAGGAAAAGTAAATTTTTCTGATAATGTTTTGGACGATATATCTCAAGCAAAGCTTTTAAATATGGGCATGGCATTTTTACATGGAATTCATAAGGTTGAAAACTACACTGAAAAGCTTATTAGAACTTCTTTAAATTTTGCTAGTCTTTTCAAGGTTGGTGATGAGTATCGATTTTCATTTACAATAAGGTCTTTATTAGATGTTGAAAAAGAATATATCTTTAATCATTTAAAAGCTATTTGTGAGCTATCAGGTGCTGGTTTTAAAATAGTTTATAATTATTCTTCTTGGGAGCCGGCTGGGGGGGATAGTAAGCTTTTAAATCATCTTAAGAATATTTATAAAGGCCTGTATTTAAAAGAAGCTAAAACTGTGGTGATTCATGCTGGTCTTGAAACTGGAATAATCTCTGCAAAATTTGGTGGAATAGATTCAGTTACAATTGGTCCTTGGATTGAAGCTCCTCATACACCAAGAGAACGTGTTGATATTGCTTCAACTATTAGAGTTTATAATTTCTTAAAAGAAAGCCTAAAAACTTTATGAAGTTTATTCAAATTTTTAATTTCAGATATTTTTTTATTATTGACTTACTGTTTGAATGTATATAAAATAAATTTACATATACTTGGCATAACTGGTGGTTGTAGCTCAGTTGGTAGAGCACCGGATTGTGGTTCCGGCTGTCGCGGGTTCAAGCCCCGTCAATCACCTTTTATTTTTATTAAACTACACCCATAGCTCAAATGGATAGAGTGTTGGACTTCGAATCCAAAGGTTGCAGGTTCAAACCCTGCTGGGTGTGAAGCGTTAGTTTTATACTTGAAAAAGCTTTTTAAGTTTTGTATACTACCTAAAGTGTGCAGGAGTGGTGAAACTGGTAGACACGCTAGACTTAGGATCTAGTGCTTTTTGCGTGTGGGTTCGAGTCCCACCTTCTGCAAGAAATGCGAAAGTAACTCAGGGGTAGAGTGTCACCTTGCCAAGGTGAAAGTCGCGGGTTCAAATCCCGTCTTTCGCTTAGTTTTTATCAAATATTGACATTAACATTAAGATATTTAAATTAGAGGAATAATGTGATATTAAATAGTAATGTAAAGTTAGTTTCTGATTCTAAGGTTGAAGTTGTGATCAGAATTCCAAAGGAGTTTATTAAAGATAAATACAATGAGATCTTGCAGGATTATTCTTTGCGTATTAAGATCAAAGGTTTTAGACCAGGAAAGGTTCCTTTTGGTATTATTGAATCTAAATATGCTGATAATATAAAAGCTCTTACTATGGAAAAAATTATTCATCAATCTTTAGAAGAATTCTTTAAAAGTGCACTTTATAAACCATTAAGTTATGCTGTTCCGAAGATATTAGACGAAAGATTAGAGATTGATTTCAGTCAAGATTTTGAGTTTACTTTTGTTTATGAGACTTATCCTGAATTTAATGTACCTGATATATCTGATTTTGAAGTAGAAGTTCCAGAAGTTCTTGTGTCTGATTCTGATGTGGAAGAAGAACTTAAATTGTTGCAACTTGAAAATTCAATGATCATTGATGATAATGGTGGTGAAGTTAAGTTAGGAAGTATTGTTAAGGTTGATTTTGTTGAACTTGATGATTCTTTAAGTGAAATTTTAACAACTAAAAGGCAAGATTTTGTTTTTACTGTTGGGGAATTTAATAATAATTATTATGGTATTGATGATGACATCCTTGGAATGAAGAAGGATGAGAGTAGAGTAGTAGAGAAAAGCTATGATTCTGATTATAAATTTGATGAGCTTGCTAATTCTTTTAAGAGGTTAAAGGTAACCATTAAGGATATAAAGAGACGTGATATTCCTGAGCTTAATGATGATTTTGCAAAGGATATTAGGGATAGTTTTAAGACATTAGATGAGCTTAGGGAACACATAAAAGGTAATATGTTGAGGATAGTTAAAGAAAGAATTGAGTCTTTTAAACTTTCAAAATTATTGTCTTCTATTGTGGATCAGATAAATATAGAAGTTCCACCTACTATGTTTGAGGCTGAATTTAAGCAAGCTTTAAATGGGGTTTTGAATAAAAATAAGGTTAATCTTAAACAATTAAATAATGTTTCTTCAGATTTGCAAAGTGCTGATGATATTTTAAAGGATACTGTACTTAAACAGTTAAAATCTAAATTAGTCTTTCAAAAGATCGTAGATAGTGATTCTATGGAAATTACAGATGTTGATTTAGAAAATGAACTTGTTAAGCAAGCTGATGATGCAAAGATGAAATTTTCAGATATTAAAAAATTTTATGAAGAGAAAAATTTGCTTGAGATTTTGAGAAATGAAATTAAGAGAGGAAAAATTAAACAAAAAATTTTAAAAAATGTAAAGGAAATTAAACATAATAAAGTTTCCTTTAAAAACTTTATTAATGATAAAACAGGTGAGTAATGATGAGAGAATATATGTATAATTTAGTACCTACTGTTGTAGAGCATACTGGTAATTATGAACGCGTATTTGATATATATTCAAGATTATTAAGAGACAGGATAATTTTTTTGAGTGGTGAGATTAATGATATGAGAGCAGATACCGTCATTGCTCAACTTCTTTTCTTAGAGTCTGAAGATCCTAAGAAGGATATATATATTTATATAAATTCTCCAGGTGGTAGTATTACTTCAGGACTTGCAATTTATGATACTATGCAGTACATCAAACCAGATGTACGAACAATTTGTATTGGGCAGGCAGCTTCAATGGCTGCATTCATTCTTGCAGGAGGTACTATAGGTAAGCGAGAATCATTATCGTATTCAAGAATAATGATTCATCAGCCTTGGGGTGGAATAGGTGGTCAAGCAAGTGATATCAATATACAGGCAAATGAAATTATAAGACTTAAGAGGTTAATAATAGATATTATGTCTGATAAGATGCGAGTTTCTAAGGAAAAATTGTCTCTTGATATTGAACGAGATTATTTTATGACTCCAAAAGATGCTCTTGATTATGGAATTATTGATAGTATCTTGGTAAGAAATTAGTTTTATTTGGGTGGACTTTATATATGGCGAGAAGCAAAAGTCAAAAAATTGATGGGTGTTCTTTTTGTGGTCGTACTAAGATTGAGGCTGAAGGACGTATTATTTCTGCAAAGTCAGTTGCTATTTGTTTTGAATGTTCTAGGATATGTTATAATCTTTTTCAAGAAGAATCAGAACAGCCTGACAATAGTAAATATTTAAAAAAACTTCCAACTCCTAAGCAACTTAAGAGTCATTTGGATAGGTATATTATTGGACAAGAAGATGCTAAGAAAGTATTATCTGTTGCTGTTTATAATCATTATAAAAGGATATTTAGGGGTGGCGATAAGGATGAGAAGAATGGAGTTGAGCTTGAGAAGTCTAATATATTGCTTGTAGGTCCCACTGGAAGTGGTAAGACTTTGCTTGCAAAAAAGTTGGCAGCTGAGATGAATGTTCCATTTACAATTGCAGATGCCACAACGCTTACTGAAGCTGGGTATGTGGGGGAAGATGTTGAGAATATTTTGCTTAAGCTGATTCATGCTGCACATGGAGATGTAAGTTTTGCGGAGCGAGGTATTATATATATAGATGAAATAGATAAGATTGCAAAAAAAGGTGAGAATGTTTCAATTACAAGGGATGTTTCTGGAGAAGGAGTTCAACAATCTTTATTGAAGATCATTGAAGGAACTATTGCAAATGTTCCGCCAAAGGGTGGTAGAAAACATCCTTACGAGGATACTATTGAAATTAATACAAACAATATATTATTCATATGCGGTGGCGCCTTTGTAGGGCTTGAAAATATTATTAGAAAAAGGATTAATAAAAGTTCTATTGGATTTTCATCTGCTAGTAGAAAAGATTCAAAGGAAGAGCATATTTTAAAATATTTAGAGATGGAAGATTTAGTTAAATTTGGACTCATTCCAGAGTTTGTCGGTAGACTTCCTGTACATTCTTATCTTGAAAAGCTAGAAAAAGAAGATTTAATTAAGATACTAGTTGAGCCTGCAAATTCTATTGTTCGACAATATTGCCATATGTTTAAGATGGATAATGTTGATTTGGTATTTGAGAAGGACGCACTTGAATCAATTGCAGAAGAGGCTATGGTTAAAAATACAGGTGCAAGAGGCTTGAGATCTATTTTAGAAGAATTGCTTAAAGATGTTATGTTTGAAATACCTTCAACCAAGCAAATTAAAAAAGTTATTGTTACT is a genomic window containing:
- a CDS encoding lactate permease LctP family transporter, which encodes MNLYDFIKALVPIILIIVGLGIIKKPAYYVIPICLIVTIAIVLIDKNLGIVNTSLAIFEGAVMGIWPIIIVIIAAIFTYKMAENQNDIKIIKAMLANVSSDKRIIVLLVAWGFGNFLEGVAGYGTAVAIPVSILIAMGFEPFFACLICLIMNTSSTAYGSVGIPIISLAQATELDVKMLSSDISLQLIFPTIVIPFVLVMLSGGGIKALKGGIFILTLLSGVSIAISQIYISRTLGPELPAILGSILSMTITIIYAMLFGEKDTANKHIKVSPMQGFLACLNYILIVLFIIIASPLFYKINKYLSSFKTVISIYPGSNPLQFKWITSPGFLIILATVISYSLRGVSMMKQLNTFLMTIKKMAASSFVIICIVSISRLMTHSGMIKDLANGISIMTSTFYPLFSPLIGALGTFLTGSDTVSNVLFGPLQTQIAANIDANPYWLAAANTTGATGGKMISPQNITIATTTAGLIGQEGKLLSKTIVYALCYIFISGLLIYFCYQ
- a CDS encoding chemotaxis protein CheD (catalyzes the conversion of glutamine residues to glutamate on methyl-accepting chemotaxis receptors); the protein is MLNHFNFKLKRDVTIIVPGEAFVSNDRVISTILGSCISVVLYDGFHKLIGVNHYVLVKSDSIVDISQKGRYGIYAIPMLIDAMIESGASESNLVAKIFGGANFMAKGKIKVGFENSSFAINELAKYGIPIVVQDLDQFKSRKIFVFPENCKVIVEYPDGAKVF
- the pepD gene encoding beta-Ala-His dipeptidase, which translates into the protein MESIAISYFRKISKIPRCSKNLKGISNFIKEEARKFGCSFKEDSAGNIVVNIKANDFSGSMLPIILQAHIDMVCEKNESVAHDFNNDPIGIIEDNGYFYASGTTLGADNGIGVAMMLAVMSESLDFKHPDLELLFTVDEEIGLIGAIGLDSNLCSGKMLINLDGEEEGYFLVGCAGSKLVHINFKPQYRQSKKTMGIEILFTGLKGGHSGADIHFDLANSLKLMFFALNKLREKMEFEVAYICGGDKSNAIPREAKALIFIETEHFVLLEKELELFKLDVQKMYTLDLDFEIVLGKVNFSDNVLDDISQAKLLNMGMAFLHGIHKVENYTEKLIRTSLNFASLFKVGDEYRFSFTIRSLLDVEKEYIFNHLKAICELSGAGFKIVYNYSSWEPAGGDSKLLNHLKNIYKGLYLKEAKTVVIHAGLETGIISAKFGGIDSVTIGPWIEAPHTPRERVDIASTIRVYNFLKESLKTL
- the tig gene encoding trigger factor encodes the protein MILNSNVKLVSDSKVEVVIRIPKEFIKDKYNEILQDYSLRIKIKGFRPGKVPFGIIESKYADNIKALTMEKIIHQSLEEFFKSALYKPLSYAVPKILDERLEIDFSQDFEFTFVYETYPEFNVPDISDFEVEVPEVLVSDSDVEEELKLLQLENSMIIDDNGGEVKLGSIVKVDFVELDDSLSEILTTKRQDFVFTVGEFNNNYYGIDDDILGMKKDESRVVEKSYDSDYKFDELANSFKRLKVTIKDIKRRDIPELNDDFAKDIRDSFKTLDELREHIKGNMLRIVKERIESFKLSKLLSSIVDQINIEVPPTMFEAEFKQALNGVLNKNKVNLKQLNNVSSDLQSADDILKDTVLKQLKSKLVFQKIVDSDSMEITDVDLENELVKQADDAKMKFSDIKKFYEEKNLLEILRNEIKRGKIKQKILKNVKEIKHNKVSFKNFINDKTGE
- the clpP gene encoding ATP-dependent Clp endopeptidase proteolytic subunit ClpP; translated protein: MYNLVPTVVEHTGNYERVFDIYSRLLRDRIIFLSGEINDMRADTVIAQLLFLESEDPKKDIYIYINSPGGSITSGLAIYDTMQYIKPDVRTICIGQAASMAAFILAGGTIGKRESLSYSRIMIHQPWGGIGGQASDINIQANEIIRLKRLIIDIMSDKMRVSKEKLSLDIERDYFMTPKDALDYGIIDSILVRN
- the clpX gene encoding ATP-dependent protease ATP-binding subunit ClpX yields the protein MARSKSQKIDGCSFCGRTKIEAEGRIISAKSVAICFECSRICYNLFQEESEQPDNSKYLKKLPTPKQLKSHLDRYIIGQEDAKKVLSVAVYNHYKRIFRGGDKDEKNGVELEKSNILLVGPTGSGKTLLAKKLAAEMNVPFTIADATTLTEAGYVGEDVENILLKLIHAAHGDVSFAERGIIYIDEIDKIAKKGENVSITRDVSGEGVQQSLLKIIEGTIANVPPKGGRKHPYEDTIEINTNNILFICGGAFVGLENIIRKRINKSSIGFSSASRKDSKEEHILKYLEMEDLVKFGLIPEFVGRLPVHSYLEKLEKEDLIKILVEPANSIVRQYCHMFKMDNVDLVFEKDALESIAEEAMVKNTGARGLRSILEELLKDVMFEIPSTKQIKKVIVTKESVLNSNIEPLILTGKHINKPWAKELYEINCQSN